AGCCTAATCAAAAAACCCAAGAAATTCAGCTCTCTATCatggaagacaaagaaaacagggaaatgtgagaagctggaacttaaacttaaaaataactgagttgataattaaataaactaatttcaGCAGTTACCGTGCTACTTAATTCAATCTTGCATTAAAATACCTGAATTAGATGTTGAATGTGCTTTGTGATTTAATAAACAACTTTATTCCTGTCTCGTTGACCCTTTGAAGGTGAACTTCCTTCGAGAAGGATGCGGCAGCGACAAAATCTGCCAGAGCAACCTGAAGCTGAGCTACCAGTTTGGAACGcgacccctgacctctgacctcttcaCCCCTCTGCCAAAGTTAGTGTCCGATGAGCCCACTCTGTGTGAGCCAGTGGCCATGATGATGCAAACTGTTGTCTAAGAGACTGTTGCCTAGCGACCCATACCCCGAAACAAACAATTATCTGTATGTGGCCGGAAAATAATGCATGTTTACTGTCATGTTTATTGAATTCATCTTTTGGTGCCAGCTGAGATTAAAGGCTCTATAAATTAaatctgatgtatttattagtggttgatacattattttatactgtatttaaggGGTCTTCCTGATAAACCAAGGAGATAGAAGTCTCTGAGGgatttttaaatttacaaacCCTCATGTTTTGAGGAATAAAATAGTGAGAGTacttttgattgattgaatgatttgtcatttgtgtattttctcGACacctgtaaatgtgtgttttcccccACTCTCTTCATGtagagatgaagatgatgtgCAGGTGTTCTCCCTGTCAGACCAGCGGTTGGTGGTGCTGGAGATCAGCGTCACTAACATGCCCTCCGACCCGCTGCACCCTGATGAGGACGGAGATGACGCCCACGCCGCTCAGCTACTTATCTCCCTTCCAAACACTCTGTCGTACGCTGGCTCCAGGGTCCCACCACAGGTTgagacaaaacttttttttttcatgccgTTGGGGTGAATTCATAAACTAGAAACTTGTCTGTTTGGATTTCTGTTTTTGCTGATAGTATTTGTTTGATATCCTGATTGACTGTAGATGAGATGTCAAGCGAACCTGAATGGCTCTCAAGTTGAATGTGACCTGGGAAACCCTGTGAAACGAGATACTAAGGTACGGAAACAAAACAGTGTGAACACAGTTAAAGCCTGTCAGGAGTCAAAGAATTCAactttcatttataaatatatctatagtttatttgatatttttgacCTACAGTGTAATTGAAAATCTGCATTATTCAGCATTATATGCAAttatgtgaaatatgaaatatcatATGTGTTGCTTTTTCAGCTGAAATTCTCCATCAACTTGAGCACATCTAACATCACAATTGAGACCACTGAGTTGACAGCAGATCTCTTATTGACAACGTAAGCCCTATTCATCTCTTATTTAAGTGCAGATATTTGACCTGTTCATCCCAAATAAATATTGATCACAGTATTTGTATGTGGTTTTCGTCCTCAGTATCAGTGAGCAGTCTGAACTGGGACCAGTCACAGCTTTTGCTAAAGTTGTGATAGAGctccctctgtctgtcagcGGGTGAGTTAATCCTTTTAGCAATGCTAAAAACTGTGTGTGGATTAGACAGGCTGCTTTTTATCTCACTTACACCGTTAACATACACATTTCACTTTGGTTTCCCTTCGCTATAAACTTGTCTTGTCTGACATTATCACATAAATTATCTTTCAGCATGTTCCAACTCTTCATTGAAAATAAAGTTCTGTGGGATTTTTACAATGTACATGCATGAGTttaagtataaataaagttaatttggCTCTCCTCCAGCGGTTATGAGACACTTGCTTTAATCCCAGGCTTGCTTGTGGTCTTAAACTGTACAGCTACTGTTCCTATTAAACAGATGAATGCTTTATgaagctgtgagtgtgtatgcaGCTGCCCGACCCACTGATGTGTGATCGTGTTTTACTGCAGACTTGCTCGTCCTCACCAGCTGTTCTTCAGCGGGACAGTGAAGGGAGAGAGTGCCATGACCAGTCTGGAGGACATCGGCAGCCCTGTGGATTTTGAGTTTGTGGTGAggaacgagtgtgtgtgtgtgtgtgtctgcaggagcCCTGTATTTGTGTTTAGATCGCTGCCATGGCTACAGGATGACACACATCTTAATATAATCTGtatgatattctttttttccatcaggtTGCTAATCCTGGCCAAGCTGTGCAGACGCTCGGCTCAGCCTTCCTCAACATCATGTGGCCTTACGAGCTGGCCAATGAGAAATGGCTTCTGTATCCCGCCAGCTTGAAGTTTGAGGGCCACCCGGACACACAGTGCACCACAGCAGGGGCCTTGAATCCTCTGAAGCTATACAGCTCCTCAGCTGCAGAATCTCCACAGCCTGCCAATCAAAGGGTAAGCATAGCAAAACTAGCTTTTTCCCCACGCCaggattattatatattatttaaccACCACCAATAGAGTCGAGACACTCAGTCTGCCACAGAAGGTGAGGTTTATCAATGTCTTTTGTCCTGGAAGGTTCCTAAAGGGATTGAATCTAAAGGTATCTCAGTTGCAGCCATGTTAAGAGCTGGTTTTATTCTTTGAATGCTGATGAACACACCTTTAGTGCTTcctttcttatttcttatttagaAATCTTATTTAGCCCAGGAATCACAGGTCCATCATTTGTAAATTTAGGTATTTTTTACTTAATCTACTCACAGTGTGAGTATACTGACCAACTTTTAGTTCAATCTCAATTTAAATTGAGTTTGCTATTCAAGCAGgtaatgtttttgtgaaatatatatataatgcaataGAAAACCTCTTCATTATGTCTGCACTCTCTTATCTTATTCTCAGAGTACAATAATCTGCGCTGGAAATGTTACACACGTTTacaaaataaggaaatgttatatatatatatgttaaatgacaaaaacacttcTTTTACTTCTTAAATATAATCTCCATCCAGTTCAGAGAAAAGTGGTTAGAAAAAGAGagcattttaaaatgcagctgCATGTAAACTAACATGTGGTTGTCAAGACTTTGACTTCAACATCGTCATCCTGCTCTACATTTCTACACTGTTACATCATGTCCACACTgacaatttcatattttttgtcaagCAAAACTCAATTATTTTTAGAGACTGATCCATCTCTGCCTGTACGACTGTGTCCCTACCATCAGGCTGGGCGAACGCGTCGTTCCCACCCAGAGGAGGAAGGTAAAGTGACGACAAAAGGCAGCGTGGGACGAACCACCCCGGCTGTGGCAGCTTCGGAGAGACGCAAGTCGCTCAAACTGGTAAGAGGgaaaggaaaacacagacaaaaaaaaacggGCTTTGTTTCTTCTGCTTTTCACTGCTGTCATAGTTGCTGCCTCCAGTTCATTTGAAAGCTCAGCtgtctcttctttcttcagGATTGTCTCTTGGGCTCGGCACGCTGTATCCTGTTTCAGTGTCCCCTCCACAGCTTCTCCGGCCAAGCTGTCCTCAAGATCCATGCCAGGCTGTGGAACAGCAGCTTCATAGAGGTAAAGATAAAACCCGTCAGCATTACATCAGCACCTCCCTGCacattactaataataataataataataatacattttatttaacagcgcCTTTCAggtcactcaaggacactttacaaatttaaaacaattactcTCCATCTCAGCTTCAGTCCAGCTGTTACAGCTGCTGCTGGCAACTCACATTGACTGCAAGTGAATGAATGATAACTACAGCTTGATTAACAAGAGAGCTTTGATGTTGAGGCAGTCAGCAAACTGTGAACACAGCTGTCAGCTTTGACCACTGAGTcacctgcagctgctgtttAACATGAGGATCCAAGAGTGACAGGAAATACACAGCCAATACGATGTTTGCCTTGAACATCtaatcaaatatgttttcttctgtagttttactttttccacATGAATCTAAACTAAATCAAGttacttattttacatgtgTCCTATTTGCATATTCAAGCCATGGCTGCTatcgtgtgtatatatatggaCGATGgccaaaactgcaaaaataagaCCAGTTTATAAGAGAACAGAATTTCCCTTTAAGTATGAAGGCATACCTGCAGGTTTTATATTATGTGATGAGGTCGCCAAAAATGATGATCACAATCTTTTGGCTGGCTCAGAGTGAAGTAgctaaaattaatttattagctaaaataaaaaattaaaaaaagctcaattagaagaaaaaaaaacttgggttttgatttaaaccaaacaatgttatttttggACAACTTTAAGAGCTGCATCTGAATAAACAAAGCACAGTGTAACTCTGAACAGTTTAGGTATAAATGTTtatgttcctctctctctgccaggaGTTTCCAGCAGTCAGTGCTCTGGAGCTGCTGGTCAGAGCCAACATCACTGTGAAGTCCAGCATCAAACACCTGATCCTCAAGGATGCTTCTGCCCAGGTACTCAACAGACTTCAGAACATGTAGCATATATCCTAACACAAAAAACCTGCATTacattttgttcattaaatgtttcttggtgtcacatttcacacattgCTATCAGCAGTTTCAACAATCTAAGATTTaagattttcattatttaatttcgATTGcatcctccctttctctccagGTGCCAGTGATGATCTATCCTGAGCCTGGTCTCACTGACCAGTACTCCATCCCCTGGTGGATCATCCTCATAGCCGTCCTGGCGGGCATCCTGCTGCTGACTCTGTTGGTCTGCATACTGTGGAAGGTAACGCACGAAGGATAACTAACTGTCACTGCATTTTGTAACACACAGTACTCCCTCTAGAGGCCTTCTTGTTCGATGTTTCAAAGTCACACACAGAGTCCCTCAAACAATGTAAAAAGATTTGACCTATTAGATTTAGATTCAGCCTATACATAAGAGGTTCTTATAGTTTAATTGACTTCATCCCTGTCACCACACTGGCCATTACTCTGGCATTTTGTCACCTCTTTCAATGGAAATCCAATTATTTCTATCCGCTTTGTTCTGTCCTGTAATCATCTTATTCCTTCCGGCTCACTCTCATCTGttcctttcctcttttgtttgtcctctgtgtcatccctcttgtttttgtctcctctcaCTTCCACCTGGGGACTCTCCATCCTTAAATTCCCTTCCTTCTTCATTTCCCATTGCATTTCCCATGATTCACCTTCCCTGTGGTGATCTGTTGCCCAGTGCGGGTTCTTCAAACGCAGTGAGCGGCGCCGGCACTATGAGACGGAGTACTACCGCGCCCATTTGGGTGTCCAACCCTCGGAGGCGGAGAAGCAGGCATCAGaactataatataaaatatatttcactctggcctgctctcccctcctcctctccctccaagCGGTAAAAAAATACTCACCAAAAACTGCTTTGTTCCTGGATGCACACTGGTGTGGCTGGTGGTGTTCATTATAGTGTGAAATATTACCACATTTTTGGCACAATTAATAACAAATACATTGTAACCGTAGGAGTGGTTTAGGGAATGATATCTATCATCTGGTAAAGGAGGCCAGCAGATCATGCAAAGCAAAAATGtgctattttattgtataaaaacaaactgattaCAGTTATTTGACATTGTCTTGTCTTTGTAATCTGAGCCTATTGAACACCATCCAGCCATCTCTCCGTCAGGGCTTTTGAGCTGCCTGCTGTGCTGTGTGCTGTGCCTCTGCTGTTGACGTCACAGTTTCATTATCTACACTTGGTTCATTCTGGCACTCGTCTTTGgggacaatttatttttgtgtgatgTGCCTGTCCTCTATTAACAATCCTATTTGACTTACATCGCATGACCAACTGGCTTATTCAGGTGTCAGAATCAACTTGTCATTAACATGAGCAGGGGTTTTTGTTCACAATAATGTGTGCAATGTGTTCTTAACGGCACTTTGGCAGTGTGTTGGTGTTTCAATCAAGGACACTTTGAACTGATGACATGTGCAGCATGTGGATGTGCTTTTTTTGGGTGGATGcgcatttttattaaaatgtcactttgacAGCAGAAGGTCATCAGGTaatcactttttcttttggtcTGTCTGTGAGGAACTATAAGATACTACTTAAATggaataaatatgattttatacGTCTCTTACAAGGCCTGATGTTTGAAGGTAGAAAATCGTATCTGCTGAAATAAACCATTGCATGTGATTTGCTATCACATTAATATATATGACATCACttaactctttgtttttgtccttccttcctgcctctccatccctctctctgcacTCCTACCTGCTTTCCTCTTTCCTGTGCCGACAGTGTGGCTTCTTCCAACGGGCCCACTACAAAGAAAAATTGCCTCAGCACCACGCGGTGAAGATTCCTCGCGAGGACCGGCCACAGTTCCAGACTGAGAAGTCCGGAGTTTTCCATAAAAAGGAATGGGCGACGCACTGGAGCGACGGGACCTCGTAACTCAATTAGAagcactgactgactgaattaATCCAAAATCACCAGTGTGGCACTCATTCTGTCTTTGCATTGGAACTAACGGACTGAAAAAAAGTTGCACATAGACTGAGATCATTACATCTTGTGCACTGTGTACTGTGTCAGTACTTGCATATTGATGGCCTGTTACACTGTGACTGGATCCATACTCTCTCATGCTGTAGCCTGCTGATGGCTGGCCTTGCATAGTCTATTTATACTGTGCATCTATATCAGCTTGTTACAGTAAATACCGAAGGCCAACAACAATTTTGGAATCAGTCTAGCTGCTCAATATGCTTCACAGCCAGCAGAAGGAGCGCTGATGCTCACATGGACTTCACCGTCTGTCATCAGAACAAAGGAGGACAGAAAACCACAACACAAAGACCTGCATGAATGcacagacatacagtataatCTTAGATGCATATAGAGACACTGGACATTTTTGACTAGAAGCCACTGCCTGTGACAAAAACTACTTTTTGCCTTAACTACTGTAAGACTGACGACTGATATgggcaatgaaaaaaaatgcattttttttatataaatgatgtTTTGGGATTTTCTTTTAGTTAGCACTGGTAAACATTGGCAACATGTGTAAGATACTAGTTTAATAATATGTTGCCTAATACCGACTGTGTTGTTGTCTGGACTTGCTGTTTGCTCTGGAAATAAGTTCCCCTGATGGTTTTTAAATATCCTTATTCAAGGAGAAGAAATGCCTTTTTGTGCCAatatctttttcactttttgttaaTATGTCAGTTAAATGTACTGTGCTTCAATAGTTTACCACCTGAGTGAACTTGaataagaacaacaacaaaaaaacaacaatacaaccTATGTCAGCCATGGCCATAGCACTGCAGTCGCATGAAAACTAAATATGTAAGAAAAGTGaagcaatatttaaaatacGGTCTGCAAATTTGCAGTGTAAGCATTTAAATTTCTGAAGCAATGTTTAAAAGGATTATTTGTAAACATGGTCTCAAATTAAAATCTATAATAATATGTATGACAGAATGAAATCATAAACatgaggatttttatttttgttactgAAAGACATCATGACCTTTGTAAAAGTAGGTTTTTATTTGGATTATATTAACCTGCTTGTCATGCTGTTTCTTTATTCCAGTCACACTAGCCAGGGTAAGATAGTACATTAATTTCAGTACTGACATTTCTAACTGCATACAAGTGCCTTATGGTAAAAGTGGCAGACTGGTAAAGAACACGAGGCAACTTACAAAGGAGATCGGGCTGCTGCCCTGAAGCATCTGTTGGACACGTGGACAAATATACAACAtgaagacaggagagaggattTCTAGAAGAGCAGAAAATCTCGGCAAGGAACCACACAAACTGTCTTTGGATCTAATTTGGGTTCGATGAAGTGGCTGTAAAGCATGAAGAAGAGTCAGCTTGTTTTTTAGGTATTGCTGGACAATCTTGTATTAGCTGCATGAAGCTGTTCTGACCTTCCcctattttcttttgttttgatgttgtcataactcagtgttttatttattttatgtttgactGCACCATTTtaacattgtaaataaaataaaaggaaacaaaataaacccaTCAGATAACGTATACGTTGTGTCGTTCTCAGTACAATTTTTAGCCAGTTGAGACCAGTTACTGATTAACCTGCAGTTCACTCTGAAAACACTGGATGGAGGCAAAAGACTGAAACCtgaaatacacatttggtcCCTACTATTTAGGATATTTAGTAAAAACACAACTGTTAATGTGATACACAAattgaacaaaaacaataacaggaTAATAACAGGGTCTGTGTGGGAAACATTTGCAGTATTTTATTCCTTATTTTCATGATAATATTGCCCACATCCTTGTTTTGTGACATTCATGCGTCAACAACAGAAGAGACATGCTAAAccgcaaagaaaaaaatgtttaacaagcATTTGATTTTGGATGTACGTCCTCTTGAAGAATAAATAATGGTATATTGTTGTGTTCTTGTTGAATGCAACATATAGGTGTTATGAATTGGTGAATAGGAAACAGGTTTTGTCATATGATAATAACAGTCATCATCAGTATGTCACAGGTCAGGACCTCAGCCTGGGCTCTGGTTCATAAAAGAACGTAGAGGTCAGATATATATAGCTAGAGGTCAGATGACCTGAGCTTTATAACCTCCGCTCATTTCCTGTTCTAACTGGTGTCCAGCAGGGAGATTATTCTTATACATCTTTTCCTTCAGGTCCAGTTAAAATCCTAGCAGCTACATTCAGCTGAACTAGCGGGAGGTGTTAGAGAGAGATGTTtgacttttcaaaaaaagattGGATGTAAGCGTAGCTGACCTTCTCCAGATCTGTGGAGGATAGAAATGAATATATTTCTTACCTGGACACTGGAAGAATATTAATCTCTAACCTCCAGCTTTATGTTCGGAGACATCATTTCTGATTATGTTTGATTGATATTTGATTGAACCTGAGCCAGTTGAATACACACCTACTATGTGATCATAGTAATCACGTAAAACTGAATGACTAACAGTATTAATGTAGCCTATAATACTTAAACCATATTCTCCGTTACCTGTACAATCTATTGCAATCTGATCAAATCGATCAGCCATAAATTCTAAATTGTtgggaaaaaatataatttcaattATATGTTTATCATTGAGGTCATAGTTAAAGGTGTTGTTGTCGTGGACTACATTATTTTGAGAGGTGATTTTGCAACAGATCTAAATATGAGTCTCAAtgttaaatcataaaatgtaattaataatgaCTGTgtcaaatataacaaaatattaaaggggacataAGAGTGGAAGGGCTGTTGTATTGTTTTGAGAGGTGTACAGGTGCACCAAATCAGAAATTATCTCGTCAGAGTGAGTGAATTCGATTTTTCTCTAATCTTGTGATCTTATTATAGTAATGAAAACTAATTCCCCTCAGAATCCTTAAGATGTCATCCAGGTTGCCATGGCAGTTAAACGGCGACAGTtagactgtgtttgtgtgtgtgtgtgtgtgtgtgtgtgtgtgtgtgtgtgtgtgtgtgtgtgtgtgtgtgtgtgtgtgtgtgcgttggtgtgtgtttgtgctacAGTCTAAGCGGATTGTCACCCATTAGGCACTTTGATGAGCTAAATCTGTTGATGTCTCATCCAGTATTGGGGAAGTGACTAAttattacacaaacacacgtaaactgtacatgcacacagtcacacacacacacacacacacacacacacacacacacacacacacacacacacacacacacacacacacacacacacacacacacacacacacacacacacacacacacacacacaaagagtcaGAGACAAAGTGAACACATACAGCACTAATCACAAATCAAGCAGTCTCCGTTTGAAAATGAAGTGTTCCTTTGGGAGAAGCTTCTTTTCTAAAAATCCATGTTGAAAGACTAAAAAAACCTCATGAAACCATGTTTTGTACTGTGTAAGCAAAGGTTTTTTTCACCCATAAAGCTTCTATTGAACCATAGTGCGCtttacatttctgccaataacCGTTTAAAGAGAACATTTGTGAATCATTtctaatgacatttttacacGCTCCCGATAATTAACCTAAAAAAAACGAACTAATTTCCACTACCTAAGATTAACATTagttcacacaaacataaagttTGCATATGCTGACTTGAAACGTGATCTTGGACAATTCATCCTATACTTGCAAAACGATCcctaaaatgataataaagtcaGCCAACATAAATCTAAGACATCATTAAGCTCATACAAACTCTGAGGCTGATCCTTCACTGATGAATAAATCACTGGCATTATTGTTAACCCTGTGATGTGAGATTATATTATTGGATGTATCCTTTACTTTAGATATTAGCTCTGGAgctaaatataagaaaaaactaaaaagctgAAAATGTGAAGATCTCGTGTTGTTTCATTAGTTTCTGCtttgtttctatttcatttttcttctgttttaggTTCATTATTTTGTTGCCTAAGATCAATGGAGTTGTGTGGACGAGTTGGTTTCATATTGGCCCGTGATTAAGTGGGTGATGAGTGTTCTCACTTATTGCTTGTCTGCACATGCAGTGATGACTACTGGGCAACAGGGACTGGTGGATCAGAGTCCATTTGGTGGGATTTATCTGTTTAATAACTGTGAGAGTTGTGTTTTCTCTACCCTAAGGGCTACATAATAACGCACTCTGGCGCTTAGTACTTACTAATGCTCTGATCCTGCTAAATGGACCTGGTTAGGGCTCATCTTAGGGGGGTGGTTCATCCTCCATCCTGTCCCTCGTTCCCCTTTGTACAGGAGCATCTTTCTTCAGCTCTCCTGGGGGCTTTCAGCCAGTGACTGTGAGGTGTATATAAGCCCCGACAAAGATGTGACCACTGTAGAAGTTagccaggacactgaacaaAGAGGAGACTTAACCCTGAACAGCACGAGTCTTTCGTTTGTTCCCCAGGAGCCGAGCCTTTTGAAGTCAACAGGTGTAATTGGGAAACCAAAATCCTTCATCAGCCTTTTGTCGACAGAAGTCATCTGACCTCCACCTTCGGTTTGAGACCATGGACACAGCTGCGATGGTGACTCTTCTGGCTCTGGTTGTGGCGATGGCTGGCGTCAGTCAGGCTCTTCACATCCAAGGCAGTCTGGACAAAGATGACCTCCTGCTAGGCTCAGAGGAGAACATGGCCGACCACCTGCTGGGGCTGGTAAGACAACAAACCACTCACACCTCATTTCAAGGCTTCAATTTAACCTGCTGTGGCAAGAAAATACACCATTAGAATATGTGTTATCTCCTGTATAATTTATGTTACATCCGATTGGCCAAAATAACTTTggcatctgaaaataaaaacctgattATGAGACATATCTAGGGCACACATGGTTAAGTGTTAATAGATACTGTGTGTCTCTAGGCAGGATGTAAATATGGTTAGTCTGCTGTGCATCATtagactaaataaaaaaaactcacacaaCCTGAAGTCATGccaacattttcagaaaagtcTGTGACTCCATGTGATGAAGTACGTCAATGGGATTTGAGCCCTTTTATCAACCGAGACAAGCTTAATCACACAACTCATTTAGATTTCGGTCAGTATTACTCATCATGCAACAGCGTGAAATGCACTTTAATATATTCTGGGGTCAACAGACAGTTAGAGCAcgatagaggaggaggaggattcaGATCAAGAGGATAACGATAAGGTTTTCCTTTTGGGGCGTGCAGAGACAGATCTTGGTTTGACTTTGCATAAAGATGAGGGTGGATGGATATTTGAGTGGGCATGAGGTATATTTATTTGCCTTTGTACGCTCATATCTACATCTCAAGGTCCCTTTTCGCAGCAGGACTGAGAGTTACCCCCCCTGGGGTTTGCTTTGCAACCCAAAATTGAATGCAGTTAGGGTTCTTGATGTTATCCCAACATATTTTTGTGCGGTTTTGAAAAACAGAATACAAGCTTTTTTTGAAGCAAGGCTTTGcatttgtttatgtgtatgcTGCTGTGCTCCAggaaagtgaaaacacagatgACGGCATTGATGATCGTCTGCTGACCGCAGTGCTGAGAGCTCTGCTGCTGGGATCTCATAGGGAAACCAGGAACTCTGTCCTCCATCAGCCACAGAGGTCAGTGCCTTCACAGAGAGCgtatttatcacacacacacacatatacagaacaCAGTACACAAAAAACATAGTCACACTGGAAATAAGttatctataatatataatataatagtgtAGTTATTCAACCTACTGTAATTCAACCTACTTTGTATAATAGATCATGGCACAATTCCATTTAGGCTCGCATGAAggtattcagaaaaaaaaggacaaaattcATCATATATGATTTAAATACACTTTGACTTTTGTAAGTATCAGTGTACTGCAAGAGCCATTCAGATAGGGCTGCAACggatgattgttttcattagcGAATtatctgtggatttatttt
This portion of the Anoplopoma fimbria isolate UVic2021 breed Golden Eagle Sablefish chromosome 17, Afim_UVic_2022, whole genome shotgun sequence genome encodes:
- the npffl gene encoding pro-FMRFamide-related neuropeptide FF like, which encodes MDTAAMVTLLALVVAMAGVSQALHIQGSLDKDDLLLGSEENMADHLLGLESENTDDGIDDRLLTAVLRALLLGSHRETRNSVLHQPQRFGRGSRGQVVSEDQIQSRDWEGAPGQIWSMAVPQRFGKK